A genomic stretch from bacterium includes:
- a CDS encoding fumarate hydratase, with product RVINTEIIKEKVKEALLRANFELDPDFQKLLEKALEEEQSLAGKNVLKDLIENMKIAKKERIPLCQDTGMVNFYIEMGQGIKLEGDLLNSVLNEAVREVYKGNYLRPSIVEDPLKRKNTGDNTPAIIHLELVPGDKLAIYIMPKGGGSEQMCKLAMLAPHEGVEGVKKFILSAILEAGPNPCPPVVIGVGIGGNFDLVSYLAKKALLREFGKRNEDPFYARLEIELLKEINELGLGPGGLGGRFYALDVRIEKYPTHIAQLPVAVAFNCNSFRLTKIII from the coding sequence TGAGAGTCATTAATACTGAAATAATTAAGGAAAAGGTTAAAGAAGCCCTTTTAAGGGCTAATTTTGAACTGGACCCTGATTTTCAAAAACTTCTTGAGAAAGCATTGGAAGAAGAGCAGTCATTAGCAGGTAAAAATGTTTTAAAGGACCTTATAGAAAATATGAAAATCGCTAAGAAGGAAAGAATTCCTCTCTGTCAAGACACGGGAATGGTAAATTTTTATATAGAAATGGGACAGGGAATCAAACTGGAAGGTGATCTTTTAAACAGCGTATTAAACGAAGCTGTAAGAGAAGTGTACAAGGGAAATTACCTCCGTCCTTCGATTGTAGAAGACCCTTTAAAAAGAAAAAACACTGGAGATAATACACCTGCTATCATCCATTTAGAACTGGTTCCCGGTGATAAATTAGCCATCTATATTATGCCCAAGGGTGGTGGAAGTGAGCAAATGTGCAAACTGGCAATGCTTGCCCCTCACGAAGGGGTAGAAGGTGTGAAAAAGTTCATTCTTTCAGCTATCTTAGAAGCAGGCCCGAACCCCTGCCCACCGGTAGTAATTGGAGTTGGAATTGGGGGAAATTTTGATTTAGTGAGTTATCTTGCAAAAAAAGCACTACTTAGGGAATTTGGGAAAAGAAATGAAGACCCCTTTTATGCCCGTCTCGAAATTGAACTGCTGAAGGAAATAAATGAGTTGGGGCTTGGTCCCGGCGGGCTGGGTGGGAGATTTTATGCCCTTGATGTAAGGATAGAAAAATATCCCACCCATATAGCTCAACTGCCCGTGGCGGTGGCCTTTAATTGCAACAGTTTTAGATTGACAAAAATTATAATTTAG
- a CDS encoding branched-chain amino acid transaminase, whose amino-acid sequence MAKINEAKYIWMSGKMVPWNEAKVHVLTHALHYGSAVFEGIRAYKTKRGTAVFRLKEHMKRLLDSAKIYRMESPFTLEELMNATVELIKINELDECYIRPLLYRGYFNLGVNPMECPVEVSIAAWKWGKYLGPEALEQGVDVMISSWNRMAPNTFPAMAKTTANYANAQLIKMEAVVYGFSEGIALNAYGTISEGSGENIFVVKDGVIYTPNLESTILPGITRLTVIEIAKSLGFEVKECFIPREMLYIADEIFFTGTAAEVTPIRSVDKIIVGEGKIGPVTKKIQQEFFRIIEEADERYEHYFTWVK is encoded by the coding sequence ATGGCAAAGATAAATGAAGCAAAATACATATGGATGTCTGGGAAAATGGTGCCATGGAATGAAGCAAAGGTCCACGTTTTAACCCATGCCCTGCATTATGGCTCTGCGGTTTTTGAAGGAATAAGGGCTTATAAAACTAAGAGAGGCACTGCGGTTTTTAGATTGAAGGAACACATGAAACGACTTCTTGATTCTGCAAAAATTTACAGGATGGAATCCCCCTTCACTTTGGAAGAGTTAATGAATGCAACGGTTGAATTGATAAAAATAAACGAACTGGACGAATGCTACATACGCCCCTTACTTTACAGAGGATATTTCAATCTTGGTGTCAATCCAATGGAATGCCCCGTTGAAGTCTCAATTGCAGCATGGAAGTGGGGAAAATATCTTGGACCCGAGGCATTGGAACAAGGTGTGGATGTGATGATTTCCAGTTGGAATCGCATGGCTCCAAATACTTTCCCAGCCATGGCAAAAACTACCGCTAATTATGCTAACGCCCAACTAATCAAGATGGAAGCGGTTGTATATGGATTTTCTGAAGGCATTGCTCTCAATGCTTATGGGACGATTTCGGAAGGTTCTGGAGAAAACATCTTTGTCGTAAAAGATGGTGTTATTTACACTCCAAACCTGGAATCCACAATCCTTCCCGGAATCACCCGCTTAACGGTAATCGAAATTGCCAAGTCTCTTGGCTTTGAAGTCAAAGAATGCTTTATACCCAGGGAAATGCTTTACATAGCTGACGAGATCTTTTTCACGGGAACCGCCGCAGAGGTTACACCTATACGGTCCGTTGACAAGATAATTGTAGGAGAAGGTAAAATCGGTCCTGTTACAAAAAAAATCCAACAGGAGTTCTTCCGCATAATTGAAGAGGCAGACGAAAGGTATGAGCATTACTTTACCTGGGTAAAGTAA
- the rpiB gene encoding ribose 5-phosphate isomerase B, producing the protein MKIAIGSDHRGYKLKEFLKSKLSISHEVKDFGTYSEEPCDYPDIAIPLAESVANGENNFGILICYTGIGMSISANKVKGIRAAHITDERLAILSRKHNDANIICLPGGFMGEDEALNAVVSFLEAEFEGGRHKRRIEKISIYEEKTK; encoded by the coding sequence ATGAAAATTGCTATCGGATCAGATCACAGAGGGTATAAATTGAAAGAGTTTCTCAAATCCAAGCTCTCTATTTCCCACGAGGTTAAAGATTTCGGGACTTACAGCGAAGAGCCATGCGACTACCCAGATATTGCCATACCTCTTGCAGAAAGTGTCGCCAATGGTGAAAACAACTTTGGAATATTGATCTGCTACACAGGTATCGGGATGTCAATTTCTGCCAACAAGGTAAAAGGTATAAGGGCTGCTCACATAACCGATGAACGTTTAGCCATTTTATCAAGAAAGCACAACGATGCAAATATCATCTGTTTACCCGGTGGATTTATGGGCGAAGATGAAGCATTAAACGCGGTTGTATCCTTTTTGGAGGCTGAATTTGAGGGGGGTAGGCACAAGAGGAGGATTGAAAAGATATCAATTTACGAAGAAAAAACTAAATGA
- a CDS encoding glycosyltransferase family 4 protein → MKFVFPLLSYKKHGGVRVLSFLINGLAEKGHDVFIVVPEDAFEEFYKLDEKVKKILTPRRGRNPIGLLKTLFYLLVKSPPADYVVVSFFPTFFPALLHKILKGSKLIYYIQDLEHFFYPFPFSTLALLTYILPTDLTICASSWIRKKIRKGKVLSPPISEDFFESTEGLKKALNNVALVFRWDRRKRPGLARKILKDPRFDKFNFFVIGHDPIVRKKNIHFLGTLKNKELIEAYNGCTFFILTSKFEGFGLPPLEAMARGCIPFSFTNTGPMDYIEDGKNGFYVETEDELYSLMVGLLNSPKRINEMSERCISTATQFTKENFLAEFEKSLNSP, encoded by the coding sequence ATGAAATTTGTTTTTCCACTACTCTCATACAAAAAGCACGGTGGTGTTAGAGTTTTGTCTTTTTTAATAAATGGCCTTGCGGAGAAAGGGCACGATGTTTTTATTGTAGTCCCCGAAGATGCCTTCGAAGAATTTTACAAACTTGATGAAAAGGTGAAAAAAATCTTAACACCCCGCCGAGGTAGAAATCCAATAGGCCTTCTAAAAACCCTCTTCTATCTTCTTGTCAAGTCTCCCCCGGCAGATTACGTTGTTGTAAGTTTTTTTCCCACCTTTTTCCCCGCTCTACTTCACAAGATTTTAAAAGGCTCAAAACTCATTTATTATATTCAAGATTTAGAGCACTTCTTTTACCCTTTTCCTTTTTCAACCCTTGCTTTATTAACATATATTTTACCTACCGATTTAACAATATGTGCCTCCAGCTGGATAAGAAAAAAAATCAGAAAAGGCAAAGTCTTGAGTCCCCCTATAAGTGAAGACTTTTTTGAAAGTACGGAGGGCTTAAAAAAGGCTTTAAACAACGTCGCCTTGGTCTTCCGGTGGGATAGGAGAAAAAGACCAGGGTTAGCAAGAAAAATCCTCAAAGATCCGCGCTTTGATAAGTTCAATTTCTTTGTTATAGGCCATGATCCAATTGTAAGAAAGAAAAATATCCACTTCCTCGGGACACTGAAAAACAAAGAACTTATTGAAGCTTACAACGGCTGTACTTTTTTCATTTTGACTTCTAAGTTTGAGGGATTTGGGCTTCCACCCCTTGAAGCAATGGCCCGAGGTTGTATACCTTTTTCTTTCACAAATACAGGGCCAATGGACTATATTGAAGATGGTAAAAATGGGTTTTACGTGGAGACGGAAGATGAGCTATATTCTCTTATGGTAGGACTTCTTAACAGTCCTAAGAGAATCAATGAAATGTCAGAACGTTGCATTTCAACGGCAACTCAATTTACTAAGGAAAATTTTTTAGCAGAGTTCGAAAAATCCTTGAATTCGCCGTAA
- a CDS encoding HD domain-containing protein: MVDLHNFFENAYRLKRTPRSGFWYYGIKEPETVAEHIFGVSLLAYIFGSYLNRHHNLNLDMEKILKMAIVHELGEALIGDLHLESRQFLGKCAEEAEKKAFKEMSEKLPAGLKDEIFNLYEEFEEGKTPEAIFVRSMDKVDLLIQALIYEKTGYKNLQNFFEEKKNFEYIEKIPEIQEFIEGIKARRRE; encoded by the coding sequence ATGGTTGACCTTCACAATTTCTTTGAAAATGCATATAGGCTAAAAAGAACCCCACGGTCAGGATTCTGGTATTATGGAATAAAAGAACCAGAAACGGTTGCAGAACACATTTTTGGTGTTTCACTCTTAGCCTACATTTTTGGGAGTTATTTAAATAGGCATCACAACCTAAATCTTGATATGGAAAAAATCCTGAAAATGGCTATTGTCCATGAACTGGGAGAAGCACTAATTGGAGACCTACACCTTGAATCCCGCCAATTCCTTGGAAAATGCGCGGAAGAAGCAGAGAAGAAGGCATTCAAGGAGATGTCTGAAAAGCTACCAGCAGGATTAAAAGACGAAATTTTTAACCTTTACGAGGAATTTGAAGAGGGTAAAACCCCTGAGGCTATTTTTGTTAGGTCCATGGACAAGGTAGATCTCCTAATACAGGCCTTAATTTATGAAAAAACAGGATACAAAAACCTCCAAAACTTTTTTGAAGAAAAGAAAAATTTTGAATACATTGAAAAAATTCCCGAAATCCAGGAATTTATTGAGGGTATAAAAGCAAGGAGAAGAGAATGA
- the rpe gene encoding ribulose-phosphate 3-epimerase: protein MKVSPSILACDFARLEEEIKSVENADFLHLDIMDGVFVPNITFGPFMVETINRLTDMPLESHLMIIDPLKYIETFAKAGSDVIIFHVEAKTDTFKALKKTKSLGIKVGLSLNPETPLRTLLPYFELIDVVLVMSVNPGFYGQKFMPQVLPKLEKLKEIKDSKKYNFVIEVDGGINEETAKIVAPYADVVVSGAYIFESKNRKEKIDYLKKLSP from the coding sequence ATGAAAGTTTCGCCATCCATACTTGCCTGTGATTTTGCAAGATTGGAGGAAGAAATAAAAAGTGTTGAAAATGCGGATTTTTTGCATCTCGATATTATGGACGGCGTTTTCGTGCCCAACATCACCTTCGGCCCCTTTATGGTAGAAACCATCAACAGACTTACGGATATGCCCTTAGAAAGCCACCTTATGATTATAGATCCCTTAAAATACATTGAAACTTTCGCAAAAGCGGGATCTGACGTTATAATCTTTCATGTGGAGGCAAAAACTGATACTTTCAAAGCGTTGAAAAAAACAAAAAGTCTCGGAATTAAGGTTGGACTTTCCCTCAATCCTGAAACCCCACTTAGAACCTTACTTCCATACTTCGAACTTATTGATGTGGTGCTTGTGATGTCAGTAAACCCGGGCTTTTACGGCCAAAAGTTTATGCCCCAAGTACTACCAAAATTGGAAAAACTCAAGGAAATAAAAGATTCAAAAAAGTACAATTTCGTTATAGAAGTAGATGGTGGAATAAACGAAGAAACCGCAAAAATAGTCGCTCCGTATGCTGATGTAGTAGTGTCAGGCGCCTACATTTTTGAATCGAAAAATAGAAAAGAAAAAATAGACTACTTGAAAAAACTCTCACCTTAA
- the rpsP gene encoding 30S ribosomal protein S16, whose protein sequence is MVKIRLQRVGRSGIPLYRIVVQDARVARNGKVIEVLGHYNPLKDITELNTELLEKWLSQGAQMTPRVAKLYKFYKKIREQQVQ, encoded by the coding sequence GTGGTAAAGATCAGATTACAGCGAGTCGGAAGAAGTGGAATACCACTTTATAGAATTGTTGTTCAAGATGCTCGCGTTGCAAGGAATGGAAAAGTTATTGAGGTTCTCGGTCATTACAATCCGCTCAAAGACATTACCGAGTTAAATACCGAACTCCTTGAAAAGTGGCTTTCGCAGGGGGCACAGATGACCCCCCGAGTCGCAAAACTCTACAAATTTTACAAAAAAATAAGGGAGCAGCAAGTACAATAA
- a CDS encoding KH domain-containing protein yields MAELKELLEYIVKELVDSPDQVSVKEIPGEKTVIFELRVGAGDLGKVIGREGRTAKAIRQIIQAAAMRKGKRAHIEILE; encoded by the coding sequence ATGGCGGAGCTCAAAGAATTGCTCGAGTACATAGTAAAAGAATTAGTGGACTCACCTGATCAGGTATCTGTAAAAGAGATACCCGGCGAAAAGACTGTGATCTTCGAACTCAGAGTAGGTGCTGGTGATCTCGGTAAAGTAATTGGTCGTGAAGGAAGGACTGCAAAAGCCATCAGGCAGATAATACAGGCTGCTGCAATGAGGAAGGGCAAGAGGGCTCACATAGAGATCCTTGAATAA
- the rimM gene encoding ribosome maturation factor RimM (Essential for efficient processing of 16S rRNA) — translation QHFVVISPKGGQKILQVEGLRSGAGNTVIVKFKGIDTREVAEKLSGLLLFVPEEELPSTEPDEFYVKDLIGCKVIYLDQEAGLVSDYLAQGEIGSLVITTKEGIEVLLPFVKRFIQRVDLKQKEIEVKDLDDFKDLNR, via the coding sequence TCCAGCATTTTGTAGTTATAAGTCCCAAAGGTGGACAGAAAATTTTGCAGGTTGAAGGCTTGAGAAGCGGTGCTGGAAATACCGTAATAGTCAAATTCAAGGGTATTGATACCCGTGAGGTCGCCGAAAAACTCTCAGGACTTCTTCTATTCGTGCCAGAAGAAGAATTGCCTTCAACAGAACCTGATGAATTTTACGTAAAAGATCTGATCGGATGCAAGGTTATTTATCTTGATCAAGAGGCAGGTTTAGTGTCCGATTACCTGGCCCAAGGAGAAATCGGGAGCCTTGTTATAACAACAAAAGAAGGCATAGAAGTACTCCTTCCCTTTGTAAAAAGATTCATTCAGAGGGTAGACTTAAAACAGAAGGAAATCGAAGTAAAAGATTTGGATGATTTTAAAGATTTGAATCGATGA
- the trmD gene encoding tRNA (guanosine(37)-N1)-methyltransferase TrmD — protein sequence MKIHIITLFPEIFKPYLNIGPVRKAVENGQIEVYFYNPRDYAPSPKEVDDYPFGGFSGMVLKIEPIYEALSKIENSGKVILPTPQGKLLNQKMVEELEKEEAITIICGRYKGIDERIAKFVDLEISVGDYILSGGEIPALILLDAISRLKEGTLGNKDSCLTDSIISSILDAPYYTRPQDFEGNKVPDVLISGNHEMIARWARKEALKRTLLRRPELFYRALFTREDLVLIKEIEEELKWKT from the coding sequence ATGAAAATCCATATAATTACTCTCTTTCCGGAAATTTTCAAACCTTACCTTAACATAGGGCCCGTTAGAAAAGCTGTTGAGAATGGTCAAATTGAAGTCTATTTTTACAACCCAAGGGATTATGCCCCTTCACCTAAGGAAGTAGACGATTACCCCTTTGGGGGCTTTAGTGGGATGGTTCTCAAAATAGAGCCTATTTATGAAGCGCTGTCAAAGATAGAAAATAGTGGCAAAGTAATACTACCTACACCTCAGGGCAAGCTTTTAAACCAGAAAATGGTAGAAGAGCTTGAAAAGGAAGAGGCGATTACCATAATATGCGGTAGGTATAAAGGAATAGATGAAAGGATTGCAAAATTTGTGGACTTGGAGATTTCCGTTGGTGACTACATTTTATCCGGTGGTGAGATACCCGCCTTAATTTTGCTTGATGCCATATCAAGACTCAAAGAAGGAACACTGGGAAATAAAGACTCCTGTTTGACTGATTCTATAATATCCAGTATACTTGATGCACCTTATTATACGCGCCCTCAGGACTTTGAGGGTAATAAGGTTCCTGATGTATTAATATCAGGAAACCATGAAATGATTGCCAGGTGGGCCAGAAAAGAAGCATTGAAGAGAACACTTCTTCGACGGCCTGAGTTATTTTATAGGGCTTTATTTACAAGAGAAGATTTAGTATTAATAAAAGAAATTGAGGAGGAATTGAAATGGAAGACATAA
- the rplS gene encoding 50S ribosomal protein L19: protein MEDIIREIEKEFYRTDIPEFGPGDTVRVHIKIKEFKEDPKSRQMVERVRIQAFEGVVIRRRGSGLGETFTVRKVTQGIGIEKIFPIHSPVIEKIEVLRRGKVRRAKLYYLREKKGKQARIREKI from the coding sequence ATGGAAGACATAATCAGAGAAATTGAGAAAGAGTTTTACAGAACCGATATTCCCGAGTTTGGTCCAGGTGATACTGTGAGAGTTCACATTAAAATCAAAGAGTTCAAAGAAGACCCAAAGAGCAGACAAATGGTAGAAAGAGTGAGAATCCAAGCCTTTGAAGGCGTAGTCATTCGAAGAAGAGGTAGTGGCCTTGGTGAGACTTTCACTGTGAGAAAAGTTACGCAAGGGATAGGAATTGAAAAAATCTTCCCCATTCATTCACCTGTAATCGAGAAAATTGAGGTACTTAGAAGAGGAAAAGTCAGAAGGGCTAAACTTTACTACCTCAGGGAAAAGAAGGGCAAACAAGCCAGAATTCGTGAAAAAATTTAG
- a CDS encoding DUF192 domain-containing protein, whose protein sequence is MKKFSLAVLILLVFCARKPKESQNYKIIYLKGRTLYVELATTPEEWEKGLMGRDSLPDSCGMLFIFPYSDIRSFWMKNTTVPLSLAYIDSAFVIREIYDLTPLDETPVFSKERIQYVIEVNQGWFDKNGIKAGDTVIIPFLK, encoded by the coding sequence GTGAAAAAATTTAGCCTCGCAGTTTTAATTTTACTGGTTTTCTGTGCGAGGAAACCCAAAGAATCTCAGAATTATAAAATTATTTATTTAAAGGGCAGGACACTTTACGTAGAACTGGCAACCACACCCGAGGAGTGGGAAAAGGGGTTAATGGGGAGAGACTCTCTTCCAGATTCTTGCGGTATGCTTTTCATCTTCCCCTATTCTGATATACGCTCCTTCTGGATGAAGAATACCACTGTGCCTCTTTCCTTAGCTTACATTGACAGTGCTTTTGTAATCAGGGAAATTTATGACCTAACGCCCCTTGATGAAACACCTGTATTCTCAAAGGAAAGAATCCAGTATGTAATTGAAGTGAATCAGGGCTGGTTTGATAAGAACGGGATAAAAGCGGGAGATACGGTAATCATACCTTTCCTGAAGTAA
- a CDS encoding LemA family protein, whose protein sequence is MSGFFIALIIIALLVVVFISIYNGLVRMRFMVKNAFADIDVQLKKRHDLIPNLVETVKGYAAHERTTLENVIKARQMAVDSKTPEDKMKSENMLTQALRQLFAVVENYPNLKANENFIMLQRELSNIEDAIQSARRYYNAVVRDYNTRIRVFPSNIVANMFGFKEEPFFEIGIPEEREVPKVQF, encoded by the coding sequence ATGAGTGGGTTTTTCATAGCTCTCATAATTATAGCCCTTCTTGTTGTTGTTTTTATCTCTATTTATAATGGCCTTGTGAGAATGCGCTTTATGGTGAAAAACGCTTTTGCAGATATTGATGTCCAGCTTAAGAAAAGACATGACCTTATTCCCAATCTCGTTGAAACGGTTAAAGGTTATGCAGCCCACGAGAGGACAACCCTTGAAAATGTCATCAAAGCAAGACAGATGGCTGTTGATTCAAAGACTCCAGAAGATAAGATGAAATCGGAAAATATGCTGACTCAAGCCTTAAGACAGCTTTTTGCTGTAGTAGAAAATTATCCAAACCTTAAAGCTAATGAAAACTTTATAATGCTTCAGAGGGAACTATCAAACATAGAGGATGCGATTCAGAGTGCTCGTAGATACTACAACGCAGTGGTTAGAGACTATAACACGCGGATTAGAGTATTTCCGTCTAATATTGTTGCAAACATGTTTGGGTTTAAGGAAGAACCCTTCTTCGAAATCGGTATTCCGGAGGAAAGAGAAGTACCAAAGGTGCAGTTTTGA